In the Ictalurus punctatus breed USDA103 chromosome 7, Coco_2.0, whole genome shotgun sequence genome, one interval contains:
- the penkb gene encoding proenkephalin b, producing MMKPCSGLMRFRWALFASACLRMVSADCGSDCAYCSVHLRLQQPHANSVECVLQCEGHLSTGGSWATCQDFLQTTESTPEAGQASTETYSLAQQHHEEKKYGGFMKRYGGFMKRYGGFMKRYGGFMKKAAEVYGPQPDDIDQGREILSKSDMEMLANLVDDDAEREGPATKDILNAKGEVDELEGMVKRYGGFMRRGYDSGGGAKPLQKRYGGFMRRVGRPNWGEEPRFYRGVFKRSAHEEEEQEKSSNMVKKYGGFLEY from the exons ATGATGAAG CCGTGCTCGGGACTGATGCGGTTCCGCTGGGCGCTCTTCGCCAGCGCGTGTCTGCGGATGGTGAGCGCGGACTGTGGCTCTGATTGCGCATACTGCTCTGTGCACCTGCGCCTGCAACAACCACACGCCAACTCTGTA GAATGCGTGTTGCAATGTGAAGGTCATCTTTCCACTGGTGGCTCTTGGGCTACATGTCAAGATTTCCTGCAGACAACTGAAAGCACTCCTGAAGCAGGGCAAGCATCCACAGAAACCTATAGCCTAGCCCAACAACACCATGAGGAGAAAAAATATGGCGGCTTCATGAAGCGATACGGTGGTTTCATGAAGCGTTACGGAGGCTTCATGAAACGGTACGGGGGCTTCATGAAAAAAGCGGCAGAGGTTTATGGGCCGCAGCCAGATGACATAGACCAAGGCAGAGAAATCCTGTCTAAGAGCGACATGGAAATGCTGGCCAATCTGGTTGATGATGATGCAGAGAGGGAAGGACCTGCAACGAAGGACATCCTTAATGCAAAGGGAGAGGTTGATGAGTTAGAGGGCATGGTAAAGCGCTATGGTGGCTTCATGAGAAGGGGTTATGACTCCGGGGGTGGGGCAAAACCGCTACAGAAACGCTATGGTGGGTTTATGCGGCGCGTGGGCAGGCCAAATTGGGGGGAGGAGCCTAGATTTTATAGAGGTGTCTTTAAACGTTCGGCACATGAGGAGGAAGAGCAAGAGAAGTCATCAAATATGGTCAAGAAATATGGGGGTTTCCTGGAATACTGA